In Calonectris borealis chromosome 25, bCalBor7.hap1.2, whole genome shotgun sequence, the following proteins share a genomic window:
- the TMEM200B gene encoding transmembrane protein 200B: MTADSAKTNGPMREPEGGGTKPPVPPAPPRRQGRRLRRKSPPEIPVKGQLRMRSPSGAFVMVGISVVLVGMTIAVVGYWPHRGPGGTGAGAGNASTVGDMRREVAAGRHVPHSEKLKLIGPVIMGIGLFIFICANTMLYENRDMETRRLMQKCLYSMAAGLPEGTGPEDGRCQLGDGQPVPKANAECVEGCYQVDLSCQPCPGSKWSDCYGPNRLQTTAELLQHPAASPAASLLSLRSGASAEANLSLSCRAGAESLLSSAVGALALPIIKLNNRLLDAATRGAGERAEGGGAEPPAEAPRLSRCSVAPRGQDRGGGGGGGGGGGHVVISVDGGCPGAEPVAAGLSPDAQLHTPGHSKSLDLGRPGVLLVAPIKDRKNRSWPRLDHVSLVGYAKLESTGESSDRLLEPSEPQSRGEPRPSSWAVGTERGTRV; encoded by the coding sequence ATGACTGCGGACAGCGCCAAAACCAATGGACCCATGCGGGagccggaggggggggggaccAAACcgccggtgccccccgccccgccgcggcgccaGGGACGCAGGCTGCGGCGCAAGTCACCGCCGGAGATCCCGGTGAAAGGGCAGCTCCGCATGCGCTCGCCGTCGGGAGCCTTCGTCATGGTGGGCATCTCAGTGGTCCTGGTGGGCATGACCATCGCCGTGGTGGGCTACTGGCCCCACCGGGGAcccgggggcaccggggccggcgcggggaaTGCCAGCACCGTGGGGGACAtgaggagggaggtggctgccGGGCGCCACGTGCCCCACAGCGAGAAGCTCAAGCTGATCGGCCCCGTCATCATGGGCATCGGGCTCTTCATCTTCATCTGCGCCAACACCATGCTGTACGAGAACAGGGACATGGAGACCCGCAGGCTGATGCAGAAGTGTCTCTACTCCATGGCGGCAGGTCTTCCCGAGGGGACCGGCCCTGAGGACGGGCGCTGCCAGCTCGGGGACGGCCAGCCCGTCCCCAAGGCCAATGCCGAGTGCGTGGAGGGCTGCTACCAGGTGGatctctcctgccagccctgccccggcagcaAGTGGTCCGACTGCTACGGCCCCAACAGGCTCCAGACCACGGCCGAGCTCCTCCAGCACCCGGCAGCATCCCCTGCCGCCTCCCTCCTCAGCCTCCGCTCCGGTGCCTCCGCCGAGGCCAACCTCAGCCTCTCCTGCCGCGCCGGAGCCGAGTCCCTCCTCTCCTCGGCCGTCGGTGCCTTGGCGTTGCCCATCATCAAGCTCAACAACCGCTTGCTGGACGCGGCGACGCGGGGGGCCGGCGAGAGGGCGGAGGGGGGTGGCGCTGAACCCCCCGCCGAAGCACCGCGGCTTTCCCGGTGCAGCGTGGCACCCCGCGGCCAGGaccgtggtggtggtggtggtggtggtggtggtggtggccacgTCGTCATCAGCGTGGATGGCGGCTGCCCCGGCGCGGAGCCGGTGGCCGCAGGGCTCAGCCCGGATGCGCAGCTTCACACCCCGGGACACTCCAAGTCCCTGGACCTCGGCCGGCCgggggtgctgctggtggcccCCATCAAGGACCGTAAGAACCGGAGCTGGCCCCGGCTGGACCACGTCAGCCTGGTGGGTTACGCCAAACTGGAAAGCACTGGGGAGTCCTCAGACCGGCTACTGGAGCCCAGCGAGCCCCAGAGCCGGGGCGAGCCCCGACCCAGCTCCTGGGCGGTGGGGACGGAGCGGGGCACGCGGGTCTGA